Sequence from the Flavobacterium sp. TR2 genome:
CGAATTTTGTATAATGCCGATTTCATGGAAATTACTCCTACTGAAAATGCTGTTCATTTAACTCAGGAAGATATCGATCAATTAATCGATAATTACAGTGATATTAATTTATGGAAATCTAAATTCCCGAAAGGAAGCTGGGTTCTGAGAGGTTTCGGAATTGTTTCTTTATTTGATGCCACTACTGAAAGCGCAATTTCAATTTTGAAAAGCAATCTTTTGAAGCCTGGCCCAAAAACAGTTACAACTGATGAAGAAGTCTCTAACATTTTTCAGTCTATTTTTAATCTTCCGAATTTAAAAGTCGGGTTTATCATTTATAATCCTGAGGAAGAGAAATTTATCAGACCTGCGAAGTACGAAAATCAGATGAAAAGCTTTTTACTTTCTGCGGACCAGGAAGTGGATTGCAAAAATGCTTTTTTTGGATGTTCTTTCGAAAATTTATTAGACAACAGAGAACCTTTTGTTATTTCAAATGTCAGCAAATTTACTGAAGAGTCGACAAACAAGAGACTTGGCGAACATTTACTGTCGCAGAATATTCAAAGCTGCATTTTTGCTCCAGTTATTAAAAGCGGGCATTTGTTGGGTGTTGTTGAATTGGTTTCAGAAAATCCAAGAGATTTAAACAGCGTAAATGCAACAAAACTAGATTTGGTTCTGCCATATTTGACGGATACTATCGATCGCTACAATACAGATATGCAGCATCAGATCGAGGCAATTATCCAACGAGAATACACAACGATTCACCCGAGTGTGTATTGGAAATTTAAAAGGGAATCGCAGAATTACTTTCAAAATATGAATCATACTAAAGACTATATTTTTAAAGAAATTGTTTTTAAGAATGTATATCCGCTGTATGGTCAGATTGACATCAAAAGTTCATCAGAGCATCGAAACGAAACGGTAAAAATTGATTTAAAAAACCAGCTTTCGGCTCTTTTGGAGATTTTCGAAAACGAGGAGGCAAACTCTAATCTGGTGCTTCTGGAACAACGAAAATTTGAACTGGAATCGCTACGAAACGAGCTTGATTTCCCTTTAAAAGCCGATACAGAACAGCATATTCAGCGTTATATTGAAGAAGAAATTCATCCAATACTTAAAAATACGAAAAGCAATTCTACAACTGAAAAGCTAGAAAAAGTATATTTTGATAATCTGGACGAAAAAACAGGAATGTTTTATCAGGAAAGAAAGAAGTTTGACAATGCTATGTCGATTATCAATAAAAGACTGGCAACCGTTTTAGACAGGAAACAAGTTGAAGCCCAGCAGATTTATCCGCATTACTACGAACGTTTTAAAACGGATGGTGTTGAGCACAATTTATACATTGGAGCTTCGATATCGCCAACAAAACCTTTCGACATTATGTATCTGCATAACCTTCGTCTATGGCAATTGCAGACGTTGTGCGAAATGGAACTCGAGCATCATGAACTTAAAGCATCTCTGCCATACGAATTGGATGTTACCTCATTAATTCTAGTTTTCAGTTCTGCGCTTTCTATACGTTTCAGAATGGACGAAAAACGTTTTGATGTGGATGGAACTTACAACGCGAGATATGAAGTGGTTAAAAAACGAATTGACAAATCGCATATTAAAGGAACAACTGAAAGAATTACTGAAAAAGAAAAAATTACAATTGTATATTCTCAAAACAGCGAGGAAGCAGAATATTTAAAATACATTAAATATCTGCAGCACAAGAAAATTCTGGAACCTTCTATTGAACAATTTGAAGTTGAAGATCTTCAGGGAGTTTCTGGTTTAAGAGCCATACGAGTAAAAGTAATCAACAATAATTCTAACCCAGGAGTCAAAAAAATAACCTATCAGGATTTACTTGATGAGCTCAACTAATAGTTGAGCTTTTTTTATTTTTTAAACACATAGAAACATAGATTTTGAAACTTAAAAAAGGCGTTTCACTTGCATCAATTCACATAGCTATGTGTGAGAAACTAGTTTCTTTCTTTATTCTTTTTTTACAAAATAAAATCTATGTTTCTATGTGTTTAAAAATTTTTCTGTATAAAAAACTTTGTCAAAGTTCTATAGACACGAATAAAACGGTTTTTAATTTAAATCAAAAAATCTGTGTTCATCCGCGTTTTCGCGATAGCGAACCCGTAAAATCAGCGTCTAATTTTAAATAGATTTAAACGCAATCACAAACGCGATCACCGTTATGATAATTCCGAACATGAAAAAATTGTAGGCGATTCGGAGCAGATTATACTTTCGCTGTAAAACCAATCCTAAATAATACAAATCTTTGATCATGGTTGAGTACAGATAATCACGGTCTTTCATCATTTCATTCATTGCCCAGTCATAATCTTCAAGCGGCATTTTGTAGAAATTTCCAAAAAACATCAAATTCACTTTTTTAGCCTCAACATCGTCTCGAGTAAAAAATCCAGAAGTTACTTTTGGACGTGTAGAAAGAATGGCAAAAATAATTGTGATTACGCTCGACATCAGCATAATAAACGTTGGAACAACCAAATGAGCATTCTTCGGACTATCCAATTTTGGAATAATAGACGATAGTGCAATCGAAATAATAATTGCATTTACAGACAGTAAAATATTGGCTTTACTATCTGCAATACCGCTTAAACGGGTGTGATTCCCTAGTGTAACACGAAACAAAGTATCAATTCCGCGGTCTGGTTTTTCTACCTTTTCTTTCTTTTTATTTTCTTCTTCGAGCGCTGCGGCGGCTTTCACTTCCTGCTTATTGATTTTTTTCTGAATCATCAATAGATTTTTTTCTTTTAAGGGTTGCCATTTTCTTAAAGCATAATCGGTATAAAATCTATGTTTGTTCAGCAAGAAGTTTAGATTCTCTCTTGTCCATTCGGCATTAGAAAAACTTACTATTCCTGCATTTTTTAATTCCAGACGAAGCAGTTCGCAAGTTGTAGCATATTCGGCTCCCATCAAATGGGCGTAGTCAGCGTCACGTATAATTTTTTCTAAGTGAGTTCTTGGCTCATATTCTTTAACTGTAGCCAAAATCAAACTGGAAACCAGCGCTATAAATTCTTCCGATTTTCCTTTTTCACGCAAAAAATCAGCAGCAATTTTAGTGCTTGTCTTTTCATGGTTTTCATATCCTTCAACATATCCTGTATCATGAAACCATGCTGCAATCAAAAGTGCCTCTTTGTCATCACCTTCTACATCTTCTTTTTTGCACAGCTCTTTTACAGCATTAACTACTGTGAAAGTATGGTTAAAATTATGGTAAGAATATAAATTAGAAAGTTTATCTTTGAGTAAATTACTGACGAAATCTTCGGATTGTTCTATTAGATTCATAAAGAATATTTTTATACCACTAAATTATGAAATTGTTTTTGGATAATCATTTTATTGCTAAGATTAAAAAATACGCATTAGCAATAATGGCACTATTCATTGTTTATTCCTGTGCAACACGCAAGCCCCAATATGGAAAAAATGTTAGTGCTAACGAAACAGAAAACGCTACCGATACTATAAAAATTGCACATACTTTTTTCTTGGTTGGTGATGCTGGAAATGCCGACGAAGAGCAAGCACAGCAGACGTTAGAACTTTTACATCAAAAACTTAAGAAAGCAAGCAAAAAATCGACACTTCTGTTCTTGGGCGATAATATTTATCCAAAAGGCTTTCCTAACGACAAACACCCTGAAGATAAGGCTTTGGCCGAGACCAAACTAACCAATCAGTTAAAATTGACAAAAGGTTTTAAAGGAAAAACTATTGTAATTCCCGGAAATCATGATTGGTACAGCGGCATCAAAGGTCTAGAGCGTCAAGCCGATTTTGTAACTAAATATTTAAATGATAAAAAAGCATTTCTTCCAAGAAAAAGCTGCCCTATCGAAAACGTTAAAATCGACAGCACCACTACTTTGATAGCTATTGACAGTGAATGGTTTCTGGAAGACTGGAACGATCATCCCACTATAAACGACAATTGCGAAATTAAAACCAGAGAAGCTTTTTTTGAAGAATTGGAGGGGCTTTTGAACAAAAACCAAGAAAAAACGGTTGTTTTGGCAATTCATCATCCATTATTGAGCAACGGAACACATGGCGGACAATTTTCGTTAGAAAAGCAATTGTTTCCTTTAGAACAAAAGATTCCTTTGCCAATAATTGGCTCATTCATTAATTTATTGCGAAAAACATCTGGTGTAAGTCCGCAGGATATTCAGAACAAACAATACACGATTTATGCTAAGAGAATTAAAACGCTTTTGCAAAAACAGAAAAATGTCATTGTAGTTTCTGGACACGACCACAACCTGCAATACATCAGCAAAGAAAACATCCAGCAGATTATCAGCGGCGCAGGATCAAAATCTGAAGCTGCTAGAGCTATCAGCCCATACGATTTTTCATATGGCGGAAATGGTTATGCAACTTTAACCATGTTTAACAGCGGTGATGCAAAAGTTTGTTTTTATGGAAATGAAAACGGTAAAGAAAAACTGCTTTTTGAACGAGAAATCATAAAAGCAAAAGAAATCAACTGGGCTGCAGATATTCCGAATACCTTTCCAGCAAAAGTGACCACTTCGATTTATTCTCCAAAAATGACTCAAAAAAGTGCTTTTCACAGATTTTTATTCGGCCAACATTACAGAAAATATTACAGTATGCCTATTGAGGCGACAACTGCTACGGTTGACACTCTAAAAGGCGGTCTGAAACCCATTCGCGAAGGCGGAGGACATCAATCTGTTTCTTTGAGAATGTCTGATCCTCAAGGCCGTGAATATGTAATGCGCGCCATGAAGAAAAGCGCGACTGTATTTTTGCAGTCAGTTGCTTTTAAAGACCAATATGTAGTAAATGAATTCGAAAAGACATACGCCGAGGATTTCTTATTTGATTTCTACACTACTTCTCATCCTTATTCTTCTTTCGCCATTGGCAGTATGTCCGATCAAATTGGTCTTAGACACACCAACCCTATTTTATACTACATTCCAAAACAAAATGGTTTAGGCGAATTTAACGCGAGTTTTGGAGATCAATTGTATATGGTTGAAGAAAGGCCTGCTGACAATCATCTTGATGGGAAAAATTTTGGAAAACCAAACAACATTATCGGAACTGATGATATGATGCTGAATCTTCATAAGGACGAAAAATATGTGGTCGATGAAAAAGAATATATAAAAGCGCGTTTGTTTGACATACTTTTAGGAGATTGGGACAGACATAGCGATCAATGGCGTTGGGCTGAATATAAAGAAGATGGCAAAGTGATTTACAAACCGATTCCGCGTGACCGTGATCAAGCGTTTGTAAAATATGATGGCGCTTTACTTTCGCTTTTAATGAATATGCCTCCCCTTCGTCATATGCGATCTTTTAAAGGTGACAGAATAAATGTGAAATGGCTTGGAAGAGAGCCTTACCCAATGGATTTGGCATTTTTAAAAACAGCCCAAGAAAAAGATTGGGTGGAGCAGGCCAAATATATTCAGGAAAATTTGACTGATGCAGATATTGACGAAGCTTTCAAAAACTTGCCAAAAGAAGTCCAAGACGAAACGATTGACGAAATCAAGGCAAAACTAAAAAGCAGAAAAAAAGATCTTCAGAAATATGCTCGCGAGTATTCTGATGTCTTAAGCAGAACAATTATGATCGCAGGAACAGACAAAAAAGACAAGTTTGTTTTGAATCATAATGTAAAGAAAGGAATTGAAATTCAGGTTTTCAGAATCAAAAAGGAAGGAGACGAATTGCTTTACACCAAAAACGTAACCGATGATAAAACCAAAAATCTTTGGATTTACGGTTTAGACGACAATGATGTTTTTGAAGTAAAAGGAAACGAAAAATCCAGCATTAAAATTCGTTTGATTGGAGGCCAGAACAACGATACTTATAACATTGAAAACGGAAGAAAGGTTATTGTTTACGATTTCAAATCAAAAGAGAACACGTACAACCTAGATTCGAAAACGCAAACGCAGCTAACAGATGATTATGATGTTAATGCCTATAATTACGAAAAACCAAAATACAATGTGGTTTCAGGTCTGCCAAACATTGGATACAATCCAGATGATGGTGTGAAAATGGGGGTTAATGTAAATTATACTGTCAATAATTTTAAACAAAATCCATACACGCAAAGACATATTTTTAATGCTTTCTACTATTTTGCTACAGGCGGTTTAGAGTTTAATTATGCGGCGCATTTTCCAGGGTTATTAGGCAAATGGGTTATTGACGTGGAATCATTATATACGACTCCAAATTTTGCCATGAACTATTTTGGATATGGAAATGAGTCAAAATATGATGACGATTTAGGAATGGATTATAATCGTGTGCGTATTAGAAAATTTAATGCTTCGGGCGCCATTCGACACGTAGGACGATACGGAAGCGAATTTAGCATTCAGCCAATTTTCCAGCGAATGACGGTTGAAGATACCGAAAATAGATACATAAACATTCCTGGAATTGTAAATCCTGAGGTATTTGACAGTCAGAATTTTGGAAGCTTAAAAGTTAAGTATGTATTTAAAAATTCAGATTTTGCTGCCAAACCTACTTTAGGAATGGCGTTTATGCTTGCAGCGACTTGGACAACCAATTTGGATAATACAAAGAAAAATTTCCCAACATTGGAGAGTTTCTTAGGATTTACCCATAAAATTGATCACAACGGAAAATTGATATTGGCCACTTACGTGAAAGGAAAAGCTATTTTCAACAATAATTATGAGTTTTATCAAGGTGCTTCTCTAGGTGGCGATACCGATTTGCGCGGTTTCAGAAACGAACGTTTCCTAGGAAGTTCATACTTCTCTCAAAGCTCTGATCTGCGTTTAAGCATCGGGAAAATCCGTAAAACGATTGTTCCTTTTACTTATGGAATTTTAGGAGGTTTTGACTACGGAAGGGTTTGGCTTGATGGCGAAAATTCTAAAAAATGGCATCAAGATTACGGCGGAGGACTCTGGCTGAATGCGATAAACGTTATTACAGCAAGAATCTCTTATTTCAAATCTCCTGATGAAGTTGGAAGATTGATTTTTGGAGCGGCATATAGCTTTTAGTTAGGTACAAAGGGCACATAGCGACAAAGGTTCAAAGGTTTTTAGTTCTATCTTAAAAAATCTTTGATCCTTTGTTCCTTTGCAACTTTGAGACTAAATTAGAGACTAAACTCATAAACCTTCCCTCCTATCTTATTTGTTTTTTCGTCAGCAATCAATAAAGTATTGTTATCTTTAAAAACGATTGCTTCTTTTTGTGAAAAGTGGTTCAGATTTAATTCTGTTTGTGTACCGCTATGAAACAAATCTCCTTTAAATCCTTTAAACAAAAGCACTTTATCATGACTCAACAAAGCTACTTTTTTTCCGTCGGGACTTATTGTGGCACTCGTTAAGACACAGTGATTATAATTGCTGCACGTTTTAAATTCTCCAATTTTAACCGCTTTTTGAGTTCCTGCAGCATTTTTAATTTTGTAGATAAAAGCTGTTCCGTCAAAACCTTTGCTTCTGTTTTTCGTAAAAAGATAAAAATAGCCGCCTTGTTCGAAGAAACCTTCAACGTCGAAAAACATTTCTTTTTTCTTTGGCGGAAACTCTTTTTGCTCCGGATACGAAAATGAAACTTTATATTCAGCCTTAGCCAAATCATTATTCAACTGATTTTTTGCCACTTTATAAATGCATAAATCTCTTCTTTCGTTATCATTATTTCCAAAATCGCCAATGTAAACATTTCCAGCCTTATCCTTTGTAATATCTTCCCAATCGATATTTGTAGCATTCGAGATCGTAATGGTCTTAGCTAATTTTCCTTTAGAATCAATTGCATAAATCGCATTTTTATTTCCACTGTCTTCTAGCGTGTAAAGAATTTTTGTTTCAGGAAAATAAGTGATTCCGGAAACTTCCTTTAATTTTTTAGGAAGCGAATAAAGTTCTTTTAAATCAGAACCAGATTGTTTCTGACAAGCTAATAAAACAATAGAAACGGCTACTAAAAATGATTTTTTCATAAAACTATTTTTTAAACCATATAAGTTATAAAAAGATTGGCTGAAATGAACTTATATAACTTATATGGTGAAATGATTTAAACTAAGTTAGTGTTTTTAAAATTACGGGTAATAAATTCAAATGCGGCGTGCATGATGTGCCCCATTGATTTTGCGTTTTTGAATTTCATATCGTTTGTATAACGATACAACTCCATTTTTAATTGCAGTAAATGCTCGTGCGTCGAAATGGTATCGTGACACATTATATTCAGTAATTTTTTAATTCTAGTTTCGGCTGAATGGATACGTTTTGCCAGAATCGCTCTCTCCTCATCTTTATACTGAATGATCGAACGCTCTTCTAATTTTTCTTTGATTAATTGAATCATTGGAAAATTTTCCTTGAAAAACTGCGGACGATATACCTTAAAATTTCCTTCGTAACATTGCTGGTCAAAGTCGATCGGGCGAATTTTATAAACTACCTGATCAAAATCGTGAATCGGAACAATTACATAATTATATGCCCTCATGTCACCCAAAAGCCGAATCATACAGCGCTCGTTAAATTTCACAAACTCTTTGGCAATCTGTGCTTTTTCCATTTCGCTGCATTTATCAAGCAGCGTATCCATAAAAACATCTCCTGGAATTCCGATAATATGCTCTTCGATCAAAGTATCTTTGTAAACCAGAAAGTTAATTTTATCTGGCGACAGAATATCTTCCAATTCCAGTCCGTAAATACGGGAGGCATCTGCTTTTTTGATGTAAAAATGAACATAGTTATCGTTGAGAATATTTCGAACTTTAATTCTAAAAGGTTTCGAATTTCCAAAAGTACAATAATCAATTGCGTCGACATTCAAGTATTGAATGATTTCGCTATTTCCATCAGAATGCAATAGCGAATATATTTTTTTTAGATTTAAATCAATTTCATTGCGCTCAAATTCGCCGTAATATACCCGAATCCAAAGCGTATCGGTATCATTTTTATCGTAAACGTTTATAGAGCCCGAAAAACGAAGCAAGTCATCATAAAACACAGAAACTTTAGAAATACGCTCGTATCGCTCTAAATAACTTAATAGGGGCTGTGTTAAAGGGTAAGACGGTTTTTTTAAAACCATTAAAGGCTCGCTCATTTTGAATATCTTTATTACAAATTTACATCAATACGATTTAAAGTTAGAATTTAAAGTAACAAAAATCAACTTGGCTCGTCATACTAAAAACTAAAACCAGAAAAATTTGGAAACCATATTAACCATTGAGAATTTAAGCAAAAGATACGGCCGAATCCAGGCTTTGAAAAATGTATCTTTTCAAATACAAAAAGGTCGTGTTTATGGCATTCTAGGGCCAAACGGCAGCGGAAAATCGACTACATTGGGAATTGTTTTGAATGTTGTCAATAAATCGTCTGGCAATTATCGCTGGTTTGACGGGAATGTTGAAACACATGACGCATTAAAAAAAGTGGGCGCCATTATAGAAAGACCCAATTTCTACCCGTACATGACGGCCGAGCAAAACTTAAAATTGGTTTGCAAAATCAAAAATATAAATTATTCTAAGGTCAATGAAAAACTAGAATTGGTTGGTCTGAGCGAAAGAAAAGACAGCAAATTCAGCACTTTTTCTTTAGGAATGAAACAGCGTCTGGCAATTGCATCGGCGCTTTTAAACGACCCTGAAATTTTAATTTTAGATGAACCTACTAACGGCTTAGATCCGCAGGGAATTCATCAGATTCGCGATATTATAAAAAAAATTGCATCTCAGGGAACTACTATCTTGCTTGCTTCCCATTTATTGGACGAAGTGGAAAAAGTCTGCTCCCAAGTAATTGTTCTGAGAAAAGGTGAAGTTTTATACTCTGGTTCTGTTGACGGAATGTCTTCAAATGAAGGCTTCTTCGAAGTGCAGTCAAATGATAACTTAGTTTTAAAAACGGCTTTACAGGATCATCCTGCAGTTGAGAGAATTGCAGAAGAAGACGGAAAAGTTCTGGTTTACCTAAAATCTGAATTATCAGCTTCAGAATTAAACCAGTTTTTATTTTCTAAAAACATCGTATTAAGCCATTTAGTAAAACGTAAAAACAGTCTGGAAGCTCAATTTTTAGAATTAACCAAAAATGCCATTGCTCAAAAAAACTAAACCATGAAAAGACTTCTTTCTATAGAATTGCAAAAAATCTGGATGAACAAAGCCAGCCGCATATTAACCTTAACTTACTTTATACTACTTTCTTTTATAGCCTTAATCGCTGCTATAAAATTTGATATTGGCCCTTTCAAATTTCATTTGGCAGAAATGGGAATTTTTAATTTCCCGTTTATCTGGCATTTCAATACTTATGTAGCCGCTTGGCTTAAATTCTTTTTAGCCATTGTAATCGTTTCGATGATGGCAAACGAATATAGCTACGGAACTTTAAAACAAAACTTAATTGATGGCCTCAGTAAAAAAGAATTTATTTTATCCAAATTCTTAACTGTAGTTTTATTTGCATTTGGATCTACTCTTTTTGTTTTTATAATGAGTTTATTTCTAGGATTATGCTTTTCTTCTTATACAGAATTTGGCATTATCTTTAGCGATTTGGATTATCTTCTTGCCTTTTTTATAAAATTGACAGGTTT
This genomic interval carries:
- a CDS encoding SdiA-regulated domain-containing protein, which produces MKKSFLVAVSIVLLACQKQSGSDLKELYSLPKKLKEVSGITYFPETKILYTLEDSGNKNAIYAIDSKGKLAKTITISNATNIDWEDITKDKAGNVYIGDFGNNDNERRDLCIYKVAKNQLNNDLAKAEYKVSFSYPEQKEFPPKKKEMFFDVEGFFEQGGYFYLFTKNRSKGFDGTAFIYKIKNAAGTQKAVKIGEFKTCSNYNHCVLTSATISPDGKKVALLSHDKVLLFKGFKGDLFHSGTQTELNLNHFSQKEAIVFKDNNTLLIADEKTNKIGGKVYEFSL
- a CDS encoding ABC transporter ATP-binding protein, giving the protein METILTIENLSKRYGRIQALKNVSFQIQKGRVYGILGPNGSGKSTTLGIVLNVVNKSSGNYRWFDGNVETHDALKKVGAIIERPNFYPYMTAEQNLKLVCKIKNINYSKVNEKLELVGLSERKDSKFSTFSLGMKQRLAIASALLNDPEILILDEPTNGLDPQGIHQIRDIIKKIASQGTTILLASHLLDEVEKVCSQVIVLRKGEVLYSGSVDGMSSNEGFFEVQSNDNLVLKTALQDHPAVERIAEEDGKVLVYLKSELSASELNQFLFSKNIVLSHLVKRKNSLEAQFLELTKNAIAQKN
- a CDS encoding metallophosphoesterase, producing the protein MKLFLDNHFIAKIKKYALAIMALFIVYSCATRKPQYGKNVSANETENATDTIKIAHTFFLVGDAGNADEEQAQQTLELLHQKLKKASKKSTLLFLGDNIYPKGFPNDKHPEDKALAETKLTNQLKLTKGFKGKTIVIPGNHDWYSGIKGLERQADFVTKYLNDKKAFLPRKSCPIENVKIDSTTTLIAIDSEWFLEDWNDHPTINDNCEIKTREAFFEELEGLLNKNQEKTVVLAIHHPLLSNGTHGGQFSLEKQLFPLEQKIPLPIIGSFINLLRKTSGVSPQDIQNKQYTIYAKRIKTLLQKQKNVIVVSGHDHNLQYISKENIQQIISGAGSKSEAARAISPYDFSYGGNGYATLTMFNSGDAKVCFYGNENGKEKLLFEREIIKAKEINWAADIPNTFPAKVTTSIYSPKMTQKSAFHRFLFGQHYRKYYSMPIEATTATVDTLKGGLKPIREGGGHQSVSLRMSDPQGREYVMRAMKKSATVFLQSVAFKDQYVVNEFEKTYAEDFLFDFYTTSHPYSSFAIGSMSDQIGLRHTNPILYYIPKQNGLGEFNASFGDQLYMVEERPADNHLDGKNFGKPNNIIGTDDMMLNLHKDEKYVVDEKEYIKARLFDILLGDWDRHSDQWRWAEYKEDGKVIYKPIPRDRDQAFVKYDGALLSLLMNMPPLRHMRSFKGDRINVKWLGREPYPMDLAFLKTAQEKDWVEQAKYIQENLTDADIDEAFKNLPKEVQDETIDEIKAKLKSRKKDLQKYAREYSDVLSRTIMIAGTDKKDKFVLNHNVKKGIEIQVFRIKKEGDELLYTKNVTDDKTKNLWIYGLDDNDVFEVKGNEKSSIKIRLIGGQNNDTYNIENGRKVIVYDFKSKENTYNLDSKTQTQLTDDYDVNAYNYEKPKYNVVSGLPNIGYNPDDGVKMGVNVNYTVNNFKQNPYTQRHIFNAFYYFATGGLEFNYAAHFPGLLGKWVIDVESLYTTPNFAMNYFGYGNESKYDDDLGMDYNRVRIRKFNASGAIRHVGRYGSEFSIQPIFQRMTVEDTENRYINIPGIVNPEVFDSQNFGSLKVKYVFKNSDFAAKPTLGMAFMLAATWTTNLDNTKKNFPTLESFLGFTHKIDHNGKLILATYVKGKAIFNNNYEFYQGASLGGDTDLRGFRNERFLGSSYFSQSSDLRLSIGKIRKTIVPFTYGILGGFDYGRVWLDGENSKKWHQDYGGGLWLNAINVITARISYFKSPDEVGRLIFGAAYSF
- a CDS encoding ABC transporter permease, whose amino-acid sequence is MKRLLSIELQKIWMNKASRILTLTYFILLSFIALIAAIKFDIGPFKFHLAEMGIFNFPFIWHFNTYVAAWLKFFLAIVIVSMMANEYSYGTLKQNLIDGLSKKEFILSKFLTVVLFAFGSTLFVFIMSLFLGLCFSSYTEFGIIFSDLDYLLAFFIKLTGFFSFCLFLGILVKRSAFALGFLLVWNIIEAIIRGTLAFKIFPDSDADKKITQFLPLESMSNLIVNPGPRLSVVKNIGTQMGIETDTDFSVDYSAVLIVLVWTFLFIYFSYKLLKNRDL
- a CDS encoding Pycsar system effector family protein codes for the protein MNLIEQSEDFVSNLLKDKLSNLYSYHNFNHTFTVVNAVKELCKKEDVEGDDKEALLIAAWFHDTGYVEGYENHEKTSTKIAADFLREKGKSEEFIALVSSLILATVKEYEPRTHLEKIIRDADYAHLMGAEYATTCELLRLELKNAGIVSFSNAEWTRENLNFLLNKHRFYTDYALRKWQPLKEKNLLMIQKKINKQEVKAAAALEEENKKKEKVEKPDRGIDTLFRVTLGNHTRLSGIADSKANILLSVNAIIISIALSSIIPKLDSPKNAHLVVPTFIMLMSSVITIIFAILSTRPKVTSGFFTRDDVEAKKVNLMFFGNFYKMPLEDYDWAMNEMMKDRDYLYSTMIKDLYYLGLVLQRKYNLLRIAYNFFMFGIIITVIAFVIAFKSI
- a CDS encoding GAF domain-containing protein, producing MDIQFFKESPFTTIISFHKLIESFEEIALSDVDYRSDYAKAILKQIELIPELRTGIQDYSVIKDNEALIKNILADLFPTALTHNEIKAVTIPFQNISFNYTERFKKILKNAGDEFYMEIRDFSEHQFYINNCCLILSSYYKQHIDFNQPFFYDIPDENGIEKHYRILYNADFMEITPTENAVHLTQEDIDQLIDNYSDINLWKSKFPKGSWVLRGFGIVSLFDATTESAISILKSNLLKPGPKTVTTDEEVSNIFQSIFNLPNLKVGFIIYNPEEEKFIRPAKYENQMKSFLLSADQEVDCKNAFFGCSFENLLDNREPFVISNVSKFTEESTNKRLGEHLLSQNIQSCIFAPVIKSGHLLGVVELVSENPRDLNSVNATKLDLVLPYLTDTIDRYNTDMQHQIEAIIQREYTTIHPSVYWKFKRESQNYFQNMNHTKDYIFKEIVFKNVYPLYGQIDIKSSSEHRNETVKIDLKNQLSALLEIFENEEANSNLVLLEQRKFELESLRNELDFPLKADTEQHIQRYIEEEIHPILKNTKSNSTTEKLEKVYFDNLDEKTGMFYQERKKFDNAMSIINKRLATVLDRKQVEAQQIYPHYYERFKTDGVEHNLYIGASISPTKPFDIMYLHNLRLWQLQTLCEMELEHHELKASLPYELDVTSLILVFSSALSIRFRMDEKRFDVDGTYNARYEVVKKRIDKSHIKGTTERITEKEKITIVYSQNSEEAEYLKYIKYLQHKKILEPSIEQFEVEDLQGVSGLRAIRVKVINNNSNPGVKKITYQDLLDELN